The following are encoded in a window of Carya illinoinensis cultivar Pawnee chromosome 15, C.illinoinensisPawnee_v1, whole genome shotgun sequence genomic DNA:
- the LOC122297606 gene encoding calcium sensing receptor, chloroplastic: protein MELAIRASATPRPSLPSSSSLSSKPIPSSRPHFRPISVSLPTSTTISLLALFTPPREAKALSLPKDQIVSSLTEVEKTIEKVQEVGSSFLDTTKQIFEVVGNALKPGIEVALPIVKQAGEEALNVTSPAISEASKKAQEAIQSSGFDTEPALTAAKTVVDVAQQTTKVIEAAKPIASSTVETISSAEPIVIVGTAGALFLAYFLVPPIWSTVSYSLRGYKGELTPAQALDLISTQSHLMIDIRSEKDKDKAGIPRLPSNAKNRLIAIPLEELPSKLRGLVRNVKKVEAEMAALKISYLKKINKGSNIVILDSYCDAAKTVAKALTTLGFKNCWVVAGGFSGSRGWLQSQLGTDSYNFSFVEVISPSRVIPAAIRRFGTTGSNKRKLLPGAD from the exons ATGGAGTTGGCCATCCGAGCTTCAGCCACCCCGAGGCCTTCCCTTCCCTCTTCTTCCTCGCTATCTTCCAAACCCATACCTTCTTCCAGACCACATTTCAGACCAATTTCTGTATCTTTACCTACATCAACCACCATATCACTTTTGGCTCTCTTCACTCCTCCCCGTGAAGCAAAGGCTCTCAGTCTCCCAAAGGACCAGATAGTCTCTTCTCTCACCGAA GTGGAGAAAACAATTGAAAAGGTTCAGGAAGTGGGTTCGAGTTTCTTGGATACCACAAAGCAGATTTTTGAAGTTGTCGGAAATGCTTTGAAGCCGGGCATCGAAGTGGCATTGCCCATTGTTAAGCAGGCAGGAGAAGAGGCCTTGAACGTCACTTCCCCGGCAATTTCTGAGGCTTCAAAGAAGGCCCAAGAAGCAATTCAAAGCTCTGGCTTCGATACGGAGCCTGCTCTGACTGCTGCTAAG acGGTCGTAGATGTAGCACAGCAGACCACAAAGGTAATTGAAGCGGCCAAGCCTATAGCTTCATCAACTGTTGAAACCATCTCGTCTGCAGAGCCTATTGTGATTGTAGGAACTGCTGGAGCATTATTTCTTGCTTACTTCCTTGTTCCTCCCATCTGGTCTACCGTCTCTTATAGCCTTCGTGGTTATAAAG GTGAGCTTACTCCTGCTCAAGCTCTTGATCTAATTTCTACACAAAGCCACCTTATGATTGATATTAGATCTGAGAAAGACAAGGACAAGGCTGGTATTCCTCGCCTACCCTCTAATGCTAAGAACAGATTGATTGCAATCCC TTTGGAGGAATTACCAAGCAAGCTAAGAGGTCTTGTCAGAAATGTAAAGAAAGTGGAAGCAGAGATGGCTGCTTTAAAGATTTCTTACCTCAAGAAAATTAACAAAGGTTCCAACATTGTGATCTTGGACTC GTACTGTGACGCAGCAAAAACAGTTGCAAAAGCACTAACAACCCTTGGTTTTAAGAACTGCTGGGTTGTAGCTGGTGGGTTTTCTGGAAGTAGAGGATGGTTACAGAGTCAGTTAGGAACAGATTCATATAACTTCTCTTTTGTGGAGGTCATCTCGCCATCCCGGGTTATCCCTGCTGCCATCAGACGTTTTGGCACAACCGGCTCAAATAAGAGAAAACTACTTCCCGGAGCCGATtga